One Phycisphaerae bacterium RAS2 DNA window includes the following coding sequences:
- a CDS encoding putative S-adenosylmethionine-dependent methyltransferase/MSMEI_2290, producing MATSVNLVELQDTLYTSRNPTRRWLHTQRLEWVLSALERHKPSPCHRALEIGPGSGTYLPTLCAMADEVVAADIEDAYLEKAKSLTQRLTNLQPLKDDITASKLPNGHFDLILCTEVIEHIPGSAAGLREMRRLLRPGGVLVLSTPQKYSTMEMMCKIALLPGIIEIVRRIYREPVVESTHCNLLTARTCRRLIAEAGLTIVEQHKLAFYLPLVAEMTGRIGLGLEQWLESGLRKTPLDGLLWTQCYVAQA from the coding sequence ATGGCCACCTCGGTGAATCTCGTCGAACTTCAGGACACGCTCTACACGTCGCGCAATCCGACGAGACGGTGGCTGCACACCCAGCGGTTGGAGTGGGTGCTGTCGGCCCTGGAACGGCACAAGCCCTCGCCCTGTCATCGCGCCCTGGAAATCGGCCCCGGTTCGGGAACGTACCTCCCCACGCTCTGCGCCATGGCCGACGAAGTCGTCGCCGCCGACATCGAGGACGCCTACCTGGAAAAGGCCAAGTCTCTGACCCAGCGCCTGACGAATCTGCAACCCCTCAAGGATGACATCACCGCATCGAAACTGCCGAACGGCCACTTTGACTTGATTCTCTGCACCGAAGTCATTGAGCACATCCCCGGATCGGCGGCCGGACTGCGCGAGATGCGCCGGCTGCTTCGCCCCGGCGGCGTGCTGGTGCTTTCCACGCCCCAGAAATACAGCACCATGGAGATGATGTGCAAAATCGCCCTGCTGCCGGGCATCATAGAAATCGTGCGGCGGATCTACCGTGAGCCGGTCGTTGAATCGACCCACTGCAACCTGCTGACGGCCCGCACGTGCCGCCGTCTGATCGCCGAAGCGGGGCTGACAATTGTCGAGCAACACAAACTGGCGTTCTATCTCCCACTCGTCGCGGAGATGACCGGTCGCATCGGCCTGGGTCTGGAACAATGGCTGGAGTCGGGCCTGCGCAAGACGCCGCTTGACGGCCTGCTCTGGACGCAGTGTTATGTGGCGCAGGCCTGA
- the blaI_2 gene encoding Penicillinase repressor, with translation MTDRLSELPDAELEVLKALWDCGPSTVRAVLNHLHERGRRVAYTTVLTFLSRLEQKGLVRSDKSDMAYVYRAKVSREQVTRSRVRSLIRQLYDGVAGPLAVQLIKDEKLSRKEIDELHKLIERLDSQGGSKRSSDE, from the coding sequence ATGACGGATCGACTTTCCGAGTTGCCCGATGCCGAGCTTGAGGTGCTCAAAGCCCTTTGGGATTGCGGGCCATCCACCGTGCGGGCGGTGCTGAATCACCTGCACGAGCGCGGCCGCCGGGTGGCCTACACGACCGTGCTCACCTTCCTTTCGCGCCTGGAGCAAAAGGGACTGGTCCGAAGCGACAAGTCGGACATGGCCTACGTCTATCGGGCCAAGGTCTCGCGCGAACAGGTGACGCGATCGCGCGTGCGAAGCCTGATCCGCCAGCTCTACGACGGCGTGGCCGGTCCCCTGGCGGTGCAGTTGATCAAGGATGAGAAGCTCTCTCGAAAGGAAATTGACGAACTCCACAAGCTGATTGAGCGACTGGATTCCCAGGGGGGATCGAAACGCTCCTCTGATGAATGA
- the mecR1 gene encoding Methicillin resistance mecR1 protein: MQGWIDWTTGYLWANALAVMLPAALVALLTSGGRCRPATRHALWLTVLLLFIVPPVALPTFFSGGKRVESEPTTAPPSSNDHAAALNCPLIETPPRTGVDVEDSALASLAWTPPAARHPSPTLEASSDSPAVESAAAAPIAEHPVLVERAPCAPDWTPEFFTAPDRAAAVHAAQTMPGAPPHNATNAAAARFARTTQTLAPLAGTWQTLRGYAAGWVGAVRFAASRIPQMPTSVWILGTALIVAARLASISRGRQLLAASRRAPQKIERLTARCARQLGLRARPTVRMIDRACPPMVLGLWRTHLLLPVSLWDQLDPVGRQAILLHELAHVRRRDLWVRWLERLIAAMCWWHPVVWYARHRLNEEAEHCCDAWVTWLLPGARRRYATALLQSQTFVNSSHPVDPAVGIGVVSVRAKRLARRLTMVMTHPSRPALSAGGVLTVAALALAGWFSAPAWAGFPGDAVQTQPTPAPAPDEPVSPEDAEAVPEEIEVVELDVPGAPVIVETQPRVAYRAASPAATLAPLVATMPIGQSGDKAMEERMRRLEAQLHRLEAQLERIGAVPAVEGAVNRSLLPPASSRVRTARPSAPGQATRPATPRAPMAQRGGVGFGRSQGGGAGGSAGGQASAGEQPMVSRTYKLSQGKLEALLNLMARQDVPIFVARRDEGIEVTATARQHEIFSAFVAMIDPDNRRASADDEATWGLIATTEAAEAGALAAELRARELAMVERERALHQHALAEDQVRAAEELRAAAAAQRQAVDKSRHYSEGYSLYNQGDYVSALDSFRRSADVNHLRGESLYNMACCEALLGNPEESLDLLEQAWEAGYHQLEHIQQDDDLNTLRDDERYKAFVEKRSKAAR; this comes from the coding sequence ATGCAAGGCTGGATCGACTGGACAACCGGATATCTGTGGGCGAACGCCCTCGCCGTGATGTTGCCGGCAGCCCTTGTCGCGCTGCTGACGAGCGGCGGGCGATGCCGGCCCGCGACGCGGCACGCCTTGTGGTTGACGGTGCTGTTGCTGTTCATCGTGCCGCCGGTTGCGCTCCCGACTTTTTTTTCAGGGGGCAAGCGGGTCGAGAGTGAACCGACGACCGCGCCGCCTTCATCGAATGATCACGCGGCAGCGCTGAACTGCCCGCTCATTGAGACTCCACCCCGGACGGGTGTCGACGTCGAGGACTCGGCGTTGGCTTCGCTCGCATGGACGCCGCCCGCGGCGCGACACCCGTCCCCCACCTTGGAAGCATCGTCCGACTCGCCGGCCGTGGAATCAGCCGCCGCAGCCCCGATCGCCGAACATCCCGTGCTCGTTGAACGCGCGCCTTGCGCGCCGGACTGGACACCGGAGTTCTTCACCGCGCCGGACCGCGCGGCAGCGGTTCACGCGGCACAGACCATGCCCGGCGCGCCCCCGCATAACGCGACAAATGCCGCCGCCGCACGATTCGCCAGGACGACGCAGACCCTCGCACCGCTTGCGGGCACGTGGCAGACCCTGCGCGGTTACGCGGCGGGGTGGGTCGGCGCGGTCCGGTTCGCCGCATCGCGCATTCCACAAATGCCGACCTCTGTCTGGATACTGGGTACCGCCCTGATCGTTGCAGCAAGGCTGGCCTCGATCTCGCGCGGCCGTCAACTGCTCGCAGCCTCCAGGCGCGCGCCGCAGAAGATCGAGCGCCTGACCGCACGCTGCGCCCGGCAATTGGGTCTGCGCGCCCGGCCCACGGTACGAATGATCGATCGCGCGTGCCCGCCGATGGTGCTGGGGCTCTGGCGGACGCATCTGCTTCTGCCGGTTTCGCTCTGGGATCAGCTCGATCCGGTCGGGCGACAGGCGATTCTCCTCCATGAACTGGCGCACGTGCGCCGGCGCGACCTCTGGGTCCGCTGGCTGGAGCGGCTGATTGCGGCGATGTGCTGGTGGCACCCGGTCGTGTGGTACGCCCGGCACCGATTGAACGAGGAAGCCGAGCACTGCTGCGACGCATGGGTCACCTGGCTGCTGCCCGGCGCGCGCCGGCGCTACGCGACGGCCCTGCTCCAATCACAGACATTTGTCAATTCAAGTCATCCCGTCGATCCCGCGGTGGGAATCGGCGTTGTGAGCGTGCGAGCCAAACGCCTTGCCAGGAGACTGACCATGGTCATGACCCATCCTTCGCGCCCCGCGCTGTCCGCCGGGGGCGTGCTCACTGTTGCCGCCCTCGCGCTGGCCGGCTGGTTCTCCGCGCCCGCCTGGGCCGGATTCCCCGGCGACGCCGTGCAAACGCAACCCACTCCCGCGCCGGCACCCGACGAACCGGTCTCGCCGGAAGACGCCGAAGCAGTGCCGGAGGAAATTGAAGTGGTTGAACTTGACGTGCCCGGCGCGCCCGTGATCGTCGAGACGCAACCGCGCGTCGCGTATCGCGCCGCGTCTCCCGCGGCCACGCTGGCGCCGCTGGTCGCCACCATGCCGATCGGTCAGTCCGGCGACAAGGCGATGGAGGAGCGCATGCGCCGATTGGAAGCACAACTTCATCGACTCGAAGCGCAGCTTGAGCGAATCGGCGCCGTGCCCGCAGTCGAGGGAGCGGTGAATCGATCGCTCCTGCCTCCGGCGTCCAGCCGTGTTCGCACGGCGCGACCGTCAGCCCCGGGACAGGCCACGCGACCGGCAACTCCTCGCGCGCCGATGGCGCAGCGCGGCGGAGTTGGGTTCGGCCGCAGCCAGGGCGGTGGGGCAGGCGGCTCTGCCGGCGGTCAGGCGTCGGCGGGCGAGCAGCCCATGGTCTCGCGCACGTACAAGCTGTCGCAGGGCAAGCTTGAAGCCCTGCTCAACCTGATGGCGCGCCAGGATGTGCCGATCTTTGTCGCGCGACGAGACGAAGGCATCGAAGTGACCGCCACCGCTCGGCAGCACGAGATCTTCTCTGCGTTTGTCGCCATGATCGATCCGGACAATCGCCGCGCCAGTGCCGACGACGAGGCAACGTGGGGCTTGATCGCCACGACGGAAGCAGCCGAGGCCGGGGCGCTGGCCGCGGAGCTTCGCGCACGCGAACTGGCGATGGTCGAGCGTGAGCGAGCGCTTCATCAACACGCACTTGCGGAAGACCAGGTTCGCGCGGCGGAAGAACTTCGCGCCGCGGCCGCAGCGCAGCGCCAAGCCGTCGACAAGAGCCGGCACTACTCCGAGGGCTACTCGCTCTACAACCAGGGCGATTACGTCAGTGCGCTGGACTCGTTCCGCCGCTCGGCCGACGTCAATCACCTGCGCGGCGAATCGCTTTACAACATGGCCTGCTGCGAGGCGCTGCTGGGCAACCCCGAAGAGAGCCTCGATCTGCTCGAACAGGCTTGGGAGGCCGGGTATCACCAGTTGGAGCACATCCAGCAGGACGATGACCTGAACACGCTTCGCGACGACGAGCGCTACAAAGCGTTTGTTGAGAAGCGCTCGAAGGCAGCCCGGTAG